From a single Brassica oleracea var. oleracea cultivar TO1000 chromosome C5, BOL, whole genome shotgun sequence genomic region:
- the LOC106295747 gene encoding protein SIEVE ELEMENT OCCLUSION B isoform X1, producing the protein MESLIKSQHAQKQAGHSGKAPGTEIIPATTGLTMSSDESMMLKLIQQTHSPDAREVQVRGLLSLVEDILDRATLDSDDSNASVSMLPLPTDDKLMQSSMMSVLDSVSYAIDRVACEIAYKSLTGSDAHEITMSVFEHLSSYHWDGKLVLTLAAFALNYGEFWLLVQFYSKNQLAKSLAMLKLVPVQNRVTLESVSQGLNDLIREMKSVTACVVELSELPGRYITLDDPQLSRIISTIPIAVYWTIRSIVACISQINMITAMGHEMMNTQMDSWETSMLANKLKNIHDHLAETLRLCYRHIEKQRSSESLKMLHSLFDTTHIDNMKILTALIHPKNHTMPLQDGLTKRKVHLDVLRRKTVLLLISDLNILQDELSIFEQIYTESRSSLLGADGKSHMPYEVVWVPIVDPIEDYERSPSLQKKFEALRAPMPWYTVDSPKLVERHVVEFMRERWHFMNKPILVVLDPQGNEASLNALHMIWIWGTEAFPFTRAREEELWRRETFTLNLIVDGIDAVIFNWINPGNYIFLYGGDDLDWIRRFTMAAKATAKDSDVKLEMAYVGKRNHSHREQIRRISEAVRAENLSHSWAEPALMWFFWARLESMLYSKIQLGKSDDHDEVMQGIKKILSYDKLGGWALLSKGAEIVMITHGVIERTVTVYDRTWKTHVPTKGYSKAMYDHHHDEVLRETGHPCAHFDFHITARSGRIPEKMNCFECHRPMEKYMSFACCHDEKLLDQDENYNF; encoded by the exons ATGGAGTCACTGATCAAGTCCCAGCACGCTCAGAAACAAGCTGGCCACAGTGGTAAAGCTCCGGGTACGGAGATTATACCGGCGACGACGGGACTAACGATGTCATCGGACGAGAGCATGATGCTGAAGCTGATCCAACAAACACACTCCCCTGATGCTCGCGAAGTCCAAGTGCGTGGCCTTCTCTCTCTCGTTGAAGATATTCTCGATCGTGCCACTCTTGACTCCGACGACTCCAACGCCTCCGTTAGT ATGCTCCCATTGCCTACGGATGATAAACTGATGCAATCAAGCATGATGAGCGTTCTTGATAGCGTCTCATATGCTATCGATCGCGTCGCCTGCGAG ATAGCCTACAAGTCTCTGACCGGATCAGACGCACATGAAATAACAATGTCAGTGTTCGAACACCTCTCGAGCTACCACTGGGACGGCAAGCTAGTCCTGACTCTAGCCGCGTTCGCCTTGAACTATGGAGAATTTTGGCTTCTGGTCCAGTTCTACTCAAAGAATCAGCTGGCTAAATCCCTAGCTATGCTAAAGCTCGTCCCTGTTCAGAACAGAGTGACCCTCGAGTCTGTATCCCAAGGGCTCAACGATCTCATCCGTGAGATGAAGAGCGTCACCGCATGTGTAGTGGAACTCAGTGAGTTACCTGGTCGCTACATTACACTGGACGATCCTCAGCTGTCGAGAATCATCTCTACCATCCCAATCGCTGTCTATTGGACCATAAGAAGCATCGTGGCTTGCATTTCTCAAATCAACATGATCACTGCCATGGGACACGA GATGATGAACACTCAAATGGATTCATGGGAAACGTCCATGTTAGCTAACAAGCTCAAGAACATTCATGACCATCTCGCCGAGACCTTGAGGCTTTGCTACCGTCACATAG AGAAGCAGAGGAGCTCAGAATCCTTAAAGATGTTGCATTCTCTATTCGACACAACACACATTGATAACATGAAGATTCTCACGGCCCTCATTCATCCTAAAAACCACACCATGCCATTGCAAGATGGTTTAACCAAGAGAAAG GTTCACTTGGACGTGTTGAGGAGGAAGACAGTGTTGTTGCTGATATCTGACCTCAACATATTGCAAGACGAGCTATCGATATTCGAGCAAATCTACACAGAATCAAGGAGCAGCTTGTTGGGAGCTGATGGTAAGAGTCATATGCCGTACGAGGTTGTGTGGGTTCCGATAGTGGATCCTATCGAAGATTACGAAAGATCACCGAGTCTGCAGAAGAAATTCGAGGCTCTCCGTGCACCTATGCCATGGTACACAGTGGATAGTCCAAAGCTGGTAGAGAGACATGTGGTGGAGTTTATGAGAGAGAGATGGCATTTCATGAACAAGCCAATACTTGTGGTGCTTGACCCACAAGGCAACGAGGCTAGTCTCAATGCGCTTCACATGATCTGGATTTGGGGGACTGAAGCTTTCCCTTTCACTAGAGCTCGTGAGGAAGAGCTATGGAGGAGGGAGACTTTTACCCTTAACCTCATCGTCGATGGCATCGACGCTGTCATTTTCAACTGG ATAAATCCGGGAAATTACATATTCTTGTACGGAGGAGATGACTTGGACTGGATAAGAAGGTTCACAATGGCGGCCAAAGCAACGGCTAAAGATTCCGACGTGAAGCTGGAGATGGCTTATGTTGGTAAACGGAACCACAGCCACAGAGAACAGATCAGGCGGATCAGTGAAGCCGTCAGGGCTGAAAATCTGAGTCACAGCTGGGCCGAGCCTGCATTAATGTGGTTCTTCTGGGCTAGGCTCGAGAGCATGCTCTACTCCAAAATTCAACTCGGTAAATCCGATGATCACGATGAG GTGATGCAAGGAATCAAGAAGATACTGAGCTACGACAAGCTTGGAGGATGGGCACTGCTGAGCAAAGGAGCTGAGATAGTGATGATAACTCACGGTGTCATTGAGAGGACTGTCACCGTCTACGACCGAACCTGGAAAACTCACGTCCCGACCAAAGGCTACAGCAAGGCAATGTACGACCACCATCATGACGAGGTTCTCAGGGAAACCGGACATCCATGCGCTCACTTTGATTTCCACATCACTGCTCGGAGCGGTCGGATTCCAGAGAAGATGAACTGCTTCGAATGCCACCGTCCCATGGAGAAGTACATGAGCTTCGCTTGTTGTCACGATGAGAAGCTCCTTGACCAAGACGAGAACTACAACTTCTAG
- the LOC106295747 gene encoding protein SIEVE ELEMENT OCCLUSION B isoform X2, with the protein MESLIKSQHAQKQAGHSGKAPGTEIIPATTGLTMSSDESMMLKLIQQTHSPDAREVQVRGLLSLVEDILDRATLDSDDSNASMLPLPTDDKLMQSSMMSVLDSVSYAIDRVACEIAYKSLTGSDAHEITMSVFEHLSSYHWDGKLVLTLAAFALNYGEFWLLVQFYSKNQLAKSLAMLKLVPVQNRVTLESVSQGLNDLIREMKSVTACVVELSELPGRYITLDDPQLSRIISTIPIAVYWTIRSIVACISQINMITAMGHEMMNTQMDSWETSMLANKLKNIHDHLAETLRLCYRHIEKQRSSESLKMLHSLFDTTHIDNMKILTALIHPKNHTMPLQDGLTKRKVHLDVLRRKTVLLLISDLNILQDELSIFEQIYTESRSSLLGADGKSHMPYEVVWVPIVDPIEDYERSPSLQKKFEALRAPMPWYTVDSPKLVERHVVEFMRERWHFMNKPILVVLDPQGNEASLNALHMIWIWGTEAFPFTRAREEELWRRETFTLNLIVDGIDAVIFNWINPGNYIFLYGGDDLDWIRRFTMAAKATAKDSDVKLEMAYVGKRNHSHREQIRRISEAVRAENLSHSWAEPALMWFFWARLESMLYSKIQLGKSDDHDEVMQGIKKILSYDKLGGWALLSKGAEIVMITHGVIERTVTVYDRTWKTHVPTKGYSKAMYDHHHDEVLRETGHPCAHFDFHITARSGRIPEKMNCFECHRPMEKYMSFACCHDEKLLDQDENYNF; encoded by the exons ATGGAGTCACTGATCAAGTCCCAGCACGCTCAGAAACAAGCTGGCCACAGTGGTAAAGCTCCGGGTACGGAGATTATACCGGCGACGACGGGACTAACGATGTCATCGGACGAGAGCATGATGCTGAAGCTGATCCAACAAACACACTCCCCTGATGCTCGCGAAGTCCAAGTGCGTGGCCTTCTCTCTCTCGTTGAAGATATTCTCGATCGTGCCACTCTTGACTCCGACGACTCCAACGCCTCC ATGCTCCCATTGCCTACGGATGATAAACTGATGCAATCAAGCATGATGAGCGTTCTTGATAGCGTCTCATATGCTATCGATCGCGTCGCCTGCGAG ATAGCCTACAAGTCTCTGACCGGATCAGACGCACATGAAATAACAATGTCAGTGTTCGAACACCTCTCGAGCTACCACTGGGACGGCAAGCTAGTCCTGACTCTAGCCGCGTTCGCCTTGAACTATGGAGAATTTTGGCTTCTGGTCCAGTTCTACTCAAAGAATCAGCTGGCTAAATCCCTAGCTATGCTAAAGCTCGTCCCTGTTCAGAACAGAGTGACCCTCGAGTCTGTATCCCAAGGGCTCAACGATCTCATCCGTGAGATGAAGAGCGTCACCGCATGTGTAGTGGAACTCAGTGAGTTACCTGGTCGCTACATTACACTGGACGATCCTCAGCTGTCGAGAATCATCTCTACCATCCCAATCGCTGTCTATTGGACCATAAGAAGCATCGTGGCTTGCATTTCTCAAATCAACATGATCACTGCCATGGGACACGA GATGATGAACACTCAAATGGATTCATGGGAAACGTCCATGTTAGCTAACAAGCTCAAGAACATTCATGACCATCTCGCCGAGACCTTGAGGCTTTGCTACCGTCACATAG AGAAGCAGAGGAGCTCAGAATCCTTAAAGATGTTGCATTCTCTATTCGACACAACACACATTGATAACATGAAGATTCTCACGGCCCTCATTCATCCTAAAAACCACACCATGCCATTGCAAGATGGTTTAACCAAGAGAAAG GTTCACTTGGACGTGTTGAGGAGGAAGACAGTGTTGTTGCTGATATCTGACCTCAACATATTGCAAGACGAGCTATCGATATTCGAGCAAATCTACACAGAATCAAGGAGCAGCTTGTTGGGAGCTGATGGTAAGAGTCATATGCCGTACGAGGTTGTGTGGGTTCCGATAGTGGATCCTATCGAAGATTACGAAAGATCACCGAGTCTGCAGAAGAAATTCGAGGCTCTCCGTGCACCTATGCCATGGTACACAGTGGATAGTCCAAAGCTGGTAGAGAGACATGTGGTGGAGTTTATGAGAGAGAGATGGCATTTCATGAACAAGCCAATACTTGTGGTGCTTGACCCACAAGGCAACGAGGCTAGTCTCAATGCGCTTCACATGATCTGGATTTGGGGGACTGAAGCTTTCCCTTTCACTAGAGCTCGTGAGGAAGAGCTATGGAGGAGGGAGACTTTTACCCTTAACCTCATCGTCGATGGCATCGACGCTGTCATTTTCAACTGG ATAAATCCGGGAAATTACATATTCTTGTACGGAGGAGATGACTTGGACTGGATAAGAAGGTTCACAATGGCGGCCAAAGCAACGGCTAAAGATTCCGACGTGAAGCTGGAGATGGCTTATGTTGGTAAACGGAACCACAGCCACAGAGAACAGATCAGGCGGATCAGTGAAGCCGTCAGGGCTGAAAATCTGAGTCACAGCTGGGCCGAGCCTGCATTAATGTGGTTCTTCTGGGCTAGGCTCGAGAGCATGCTCTACTCCAAAATTCAACTCGGTAAATCCGATGATCACGATGAG GTGATGCAAGGAATCAAGAAGATACTGAGCTACGACAAGCTTGGAGGATGGGCACTGCTGAGCAAAGGAGCTGAGATAGTGATGATAACTCACGGTGTCATTGAGAGGACTGTCACCGTCTACGACCGAACCTGGAAAACTCACGTCCCGACCAAAGGCTACAGCAAGGCAATGTACGACCACCATCATGACGAGGTTCTCAGGGAAACCGGACATCCATGCGCTCACTTTGATTTCCACATCACTGCTCGGAGCGGTCGGATTCCAGAGAAGATGAACTGCTTCGAATGCCACCGTCCCATGGAGAAGTACATGAGCTTCGCTTGTTGTCACGATGAGAAGCTCCTTGACCAAGACGAGAACTACAACTTCTAG
- the LOC106295687 gene encoding protein SIEVE ELEMENT OCCLUSION A-like, producing the protein MAKRFQLNPKPFSTDPPADPLKRVSLIPRSAEQKLTDNLGERRPVPAKTHEDGEQSDGHHVAPPPKTVEPTKVMDHETEKKGSITPKTAHHPHSSEDIVDANSRHSLVRRSLGDNSLGGRFGPGKKQAFHRRNGRPMFSLSDDRVMADRVLKTHSPDMIFFDVKSLLSVVDDIFKSHVPSIDSSAPKPSLVFKDYADHVSFETFADLIDQISCEIECKCLHGGESHGMKTTGLHLDSRNTTTFSVLGMVSKYRWDAKLVLILAALAVKYGVFLLLAETYATNQLTKSLALIKQLPSIFSRQNALHQRLDKTRVLMQDMVDLTTTIIQIHQLPPHHITPAFTDHVPTAVYWIVRCVLICASHISGASGFKQDQIMSFMEVSEIHENSERLRKINAYLLEQLKKSHLTIEDGIMEEEYQELIQTFTTIIHIDVVPPLIRLLRPIDFLYHGDGASKRRVGINVLTQKHVLLLVSDLENIEKELYILESLYTEAWQQSFEILWVPVQDFWTEADDAKFESLHSNMKWYVLGEPRRLRRSAVRFMRQWWGFKNRPILIALDPKGQVMSTNAFPMVWIWQPFAHPFTTSRERDLWGEQEWNLEFLIDGTDPHSLNQLVEGKYICLYGGEDMQWIRNFTSLWRRVAKAANIQLEMVYVGKRNPKKGIEPIINTIREDNLSHTLPDLFQIWFFWTRIDSMWESKQRMLKAHGTKGFKEEEKDLVLQEIVALLGFGGEGDGWGLVSKTSDLMVRAKGNLFSNALAEYNEWEVNIPAHGFLKALNDHLLMRIPPHHCTRFMLPETAGIIPNEVECTECRRTMEKYFLYQCCLE; encoded by the exons ATGGCCAAACGCTTCCAGTTGAACCCAAAGCCCTTCAGTACTGACCCACCAGCCGATCCTCTCAAAAGGGTCTCTCTGATCCCAAGATCCGCCGAGCAGAAGCTGACTGATAACCTAGGCGAGAGGCGTCCCGTACCCGCGAAAACTCACGAAGACGGTGAACAATCAGATGGTCACCATGTTGCTCCTCCTCCCAAAACTGTGGAACCTACTAAGGTGATGGATCATGAGACGGAGAAGAAGGGTTCCATTACCCCTAAGACCGCACATCATCCTCATTCATCTGAGGATATCGTCGATGCCAATAGTCGACACTCTTTGGTGCGGAGATCACTGGGTGACAACTCTCTCGGTGGAAGATTTGGACCGGGAAAGAAACAAGCTTTCCATAGAAGAAATGGGAGACCCATGTTTTCACTTTCTGATGACAGAGTGATGGCTGATAGAGTCTTGAAGACTCATAGTCCAGACATGATCTTCTTTGATGTCAAATCACTTCTCTCCGTTGTTGACGACATCTTCAAGTCTCATGTCCCATCCATCGACTCCTCTGCTCCTAAG CCGTCACTCGTTTTCAAGGACTATGCTGACCATGTCTCCTTTGAAACTTTCGCGGACCTCATCGATCAAATCTCTTGCGAG ATCGAGTGCAAGTGTCTTCATGGAGGTGAGTCTCACGGTATGAAGACAACAGGGCTTCATTTAGACAGTCGCAATACGACGACGTTCTCTGTTCTGGGCATGGTCTCCAAATACCGCTGGGATGCTAAGCTAGTCCTTATCCTAGCCGCTTTGGCCGTGAAATACGGCGTTTTCCTCCTCCTGGCGGAGACATACGCAACAAATCAGCTAACTAAATCTCTGGCACTCATCAAACAGCTGCCTAGCATCTTCTCTAGGCAGAACGCGCTACACCAGCGTCTCGACAAGACCCGAGTTCTGATGCAAGACATGGTTGATCTCACCACTACCATCATCCAGATCCATCAACTCCCACCTCACCACATCACACCCGCGTTTACCGATCATGTCCCCACTGCAGTTTACTGGATTGTTCGCTGTGTTCTGATCTGCGCTTCTCATATCAGTGGCGCCAGCGGTTTCAAGCAGGA CCAAATCATGTCGTTTATGGAAGTTTCGGAGATACATGAGAATAGTGAAAGGCTTAGGAAGATCAATGCTTATCTGCTAGAACAACTCAAGAAGAGTCACCTGACCATAG AGGATGGTATCATGGAAGAAGAGTATCAAGAACTCATTCAGACATTCACTACTATCATTCACATTGACGTTGTTCCTCCTCTCATTCGTCTTCTCAGACCCATTGATTTTCTTTACCATGGAGATGGTGCTTCCAAGAGACGC GTTGGGATCAATGTGCTCACCCAAAAGCACGTGCTTCTTCTTGTATCTGACCTAGAAAACATCGAAAAAGAGCTCTACATCCTCGAATCTCTCTACACAGAAGCCTGGCAGCAATCATTCGAGATTCTATGGGTCCCAGTTCAAGATTTCTGGACAGAAGCCGATGATGCTAAGTTCGAGTCACTTCATTCCAACATGAAGTGGTACGTTCTTGGAGAGCCTCGGAGGTTAAGGAGATCTGCTGTGAGGTTTATGAGACAATGGTGGGGATTCAAGAACAGACCTATACTCATTGCACTTGATCCCAAAGGTCAAGTTATGTCCACTAACGCTTTCCCCATGGTCTGGATCTGGCAACCCTTCGCCCATCCATTCACGACCTCAAGGGAACGTGATCTCTGGGGTGAGCAGGAGTGGAATCTTGAGTTCTTGATTGATGGCACAGATCCTCACTCCCTCAACCAG CTTGTTGAAGGAAAATACATATGTCTCTATGGGGGAGAAGACATGCAATGGATCAGAAACTTCACGAGTCTGTGGCGTCGTGTCGCAAAAGCCGCAAACATTCAACTCGAGATGGTTTATGTTGGGAAAAGGAACCCTAAGAAGGGAATCGAGCCGATAATCAACACAATCAGAGAAGACAACCTCAGCCACACACTTCCGGACTTGTTCCAGATCTGGTTCTTCTGGACGAGGATCGATAGCATGTGGGAGTCGAAGCAACGGATGCTAAAAGCCCACGGAACCAAAGGGTTTAAAGAAGAGGAAAAGGACCTTGTTCTGCAAGAAATCGTTGCTTTGTTAGGTTTTGGAGGAGAAGGAGATGGGTGGGGACTGGTGAGTAAAACTTCCGACTTGATGGTTCGTGCCAAAGGTAACTTGTTTTCGAATGCTTTGGCTGAATATAACGAGTGGGAAGTCAACATTCCCGCACATGGTTTTCTGAAAGCGCTCAATGACCATCTCTTGATGCGTATCCCACCCCACCACTGCACAAGGTTCATGCTTCCTGAGACTGCTGGGATTATACCCAATGAGGTCGAGTGCACCGAGTGCCGTAGGACCATGGAAAAGTATTTCTTGTACCAATGCTGCCTTGAGTGA
- the LOC106292986 gene encoding uncharacterized protein LOC106292986, whose protein sequence is MDSLQFNLQQSPFQLRPRRTIRPRITNISNQTEETDPRPPSSAGKIQRLVLNNEGRTKLNAGPDREFYSYPRFVNHVDDGFISSLTDLYRNRLRSGSIVLDLMSSWVSHLPEEVKYERVVGHGLNAQELARNPRLDYFFVKDLNEDQKLEFQDKYFDAVLCSVGVQYLQQPEKVFAEVYRVLKPGGALIVSFSNRMFYEKAIRVWRDGTEYGRVQLVVQYFQSVQGFTQPETIRQQPPPGGGAEKPVLNWFMGLIGLASRPDPFNAVIAYKNFKPLYE, encoded by the exons ATGGATTCTCTTCAATTCAACCTTCAGCAATCTCCCTTTCAGTTGAGACCCAGAAGAACTATTCGACCAAGAATCACTAACATTTCGAACCAAACCGAAGAAACCGATCCGCGACCACCATCCTCGGCCGGTAAGATCCAACGGTTAGTACTCAACAATGAAGGTCGTACTAAACTCAACGCCGGTCCTGACCGCGAATTCTATTCATACCCACGATTCGTGAACCACGTCGACGACGGTTTCATATCCTCCTTAACGGATCTCTACAGAAACCGGTTAAGATCCGGTTCGATTGTGTTAGACCTGATGAGCTCATGGGTTAGCCATCTACCAGAAGAGGTGAAGTACGAGAGAGTAGTGGGACATGGTCTTAACGCACAGGAGCTTGCCAGAAACCCTAGACTCGATTACTTCTTCGTCAAGGATCTTAACGAGGATCAGAAACTCGAATTCCAAGACAAATATTTCGATGCGGTTTTATGTTCTGTCGGTGTACAGTATCTACAACAACCCGAAAAG GTGTTTGCGGAAGTGTATAGAGTGTTGAAACCGGGAGGTGCGTTGATAGTGAGTTTTAGCAATCGGATGTTTTATGAGAAAGCAATCAGGGTTTGGAGAGATGGAACCGAGTACGGTCGGGTGCAACTGGTGGTTCAGTACTTTCAATCTGTCCAAGGGTTTACTCAGCCGGAGACCATCCGGCAACAGCCTCCTCCTGGTGGAGGAGCTGAGAAACCGGTTTTGAATTGGTTTATGGGTTTAATTGGTTTGGCTTCTAGGCCGGACCCTTTTAATGCTGTGATTGCTTATAAGAATTTCAAACCTCTGTATGAGTAA